One genomic segment of Mangifera indica cultivar Alphonso chromosome 6, CATAS_Mindica_2.1, whole genome shotgun sequence includes these proteins:
- the LOC123219687 gene encoding (R)-limonene synthase 1, chloroplastic-like: MAFCIASTTRIISSISVCQNRRVLRISKRPSRRISVQKRVQCIASPELNTSTAARRSGNYLPCVWDEDHLLSLTNEYTEEKYRKKIEKLKEELMVMINNVKRDNLLHQLELVDNLQRLGLGYHFENEISSILNSVHSNSDDKWKKENLYATSLEFRLLRQHNYNITEEVFNNFKDTTGSFKECLRDDIKAMLALYEASYHGFDGENVMEEAWQFTSKYLKEVDTKDIDQNMALQVKHAMDLPIHWWIPRVDTRWFIDFYERLEKKDHRLLELAKLEYNIVQGIHMEDLKEMARWWKNSGLAEKLTFARSRIVTSFLWGMGMAAEPQFSYTRKMLTIAVALIAVIDDFYDVYGTLPEVELFTDAIQRWEINAMEQLPHYIKICFLRHYNYVNEMVYHILKEQDVDVLQILRKSWAGSFQAYMKEAQWYHSQYKPTLEEYMKNAWITITGPTMTLVAYLSSKNPITEKELEYLESQPDLVYWASMVFRIQDDMGTSSDEVARGDVPKSVQCYMNDTNCSEEASREHMKHLVRQMWKKINFYRADKDCPLPKSTREMILNLVKTSHCVYLHGDGHGIEGQEIKDVLSSLFFQSIPL, encoded by the exons ATGGCTTTCTGCATTGCATCAACCACACGTATAATTTCTTCTATATCTGTTTGTCAAAACCGTAGAGTATTACGTATCTCTAAAAGACCTAGTCGAAGAATCAGTGTACAAAAACGAGTTCAGTGCATTGCTAGCCCAGAACTTAATACTTCAACAGCTGCAAGGCGATCAGGGAACTACCTACCTTGCGTTTGGGACGAAGATCACCTATTATCCTTGACAAATGAGTACACG GAAGAAAAATACAGGAAAAAGATAGAAAAGCTGAAAGAAGAACTGATGGTGATGATTAATAATGTGAAAAGGGACAACTTATTGCATCAGCTCGAACTGGTTGACAATTTACAAAGACTTGGATTGGGTTACCattttgaaaatgagattaGCAGCATACTGAATAGTGTTCACAGTAACAGCGATGATAaatggaaaaaggaaaatctaTACGCGACCTCTCTAGAATTTAGACTCCTCAGACAACACAATTATAATATTACTGAAG AAGTGTTCAATAATTTCAAGGACACGACGGGCAGTTTCAAAGAGTGTCTTCGTGACGATATCAAGGCTATGCTGGCCCTTTATGAAGCTTCATATCATGGGTTTGATGGAGAAAATGTCATGGAGGAGGCTTGGCAGTTTACATCTAAATATCTGAAAGAGGTTGACACAAAGGATATAGACCAGAATATGGCATTGCAAGTGAAGCACGCAATGGATCTTCCAATCCATTGGTGGATACCAAGGGTAGATACAAGGTGGTTCATAGATTTCTACGAGAGACTAGAAAAAAAGGACCACCGTCTACTCGAGCTTGCCAAGTTAGAGTACAACATTGTGCAGGGAATACATATGGAAGATCTTAAAGAAATGGCAAG GTGGTGGAAGAATAGTGGGCTCGCAGAGAAGTTGACTTTTGCCAGGAGTAGAATTGTAACATCATTCTTATGGGGCATGGGGATGGCTGCTGAACCTCAGTTTTCGTACACCAGGAAGATGCTTACCATAGCCGTTGCTTTAATTGCAGTGATCGATGATTTTTATGATGTCTACGGTACCTTGCCTGAAGTTGAGTTGTTCACAGATGCTATTCAAAG gTGGGAGATTAATGCAATGGAGCAGCTTCCACACTACATCAAGATATGTTTTCTTCGGCACTATAATTATGTTAATGAAATGGTTTACCACATTCTCAAAGAACAGGATGTAGACGTTTTGCAGATTCTACGTAAATCG TGGGCAGGTAGCTTCCAAGCCTATATGAAGGAGGCACAGTGGTACCACAGTCAATATAAACCAACGCTGGAAGAATATATGAAAAACGCATGGATTACCATAACTGGCCCAACAATGACACTTGTAGCATACCTGTCTTCGAAAAACCCAATAACGGAAAAGGAACTAGAATATTTAGAAAGCCAACCGGATTTAGTATACTGGGCATCCATGGTTTTCCGGATTCAAGATGATATGGGAACTTCGTCG GATGAGGTAGCACGAGGGGATGTTCCTAAATCAGTGCAGTGTTACATGAATGACACTAATTGTTCTGAGGAAGCTTCCCGTGAGCACATGAAGCATCTAGTGAGGCAGATGtggaagaaaataaatttttatagagCTGATAAAGATTGTCCCTTACCTAAATCTACGAGAGAAATGATATTGAACTTGGTAAAAACGTCCCATTGCGTGTATCTACATGGAGATGGGCATGGCATTGAAGGCCAGGAGATTAAGGACGTTCTGTCGTCATTGTTCTTTCAGTCCATTCCATTGTAG